Proteins encoded in a region of the Campylobacter sp. RM16189 genome:
- the rnpA gene encoding ribonuclease P protein component: MSESKEFLTVYKEANKWYCDCCTIFYKPSNEPKLAIVASKKVGKAVVRNRCKRLLRAVFNQIHNELEDGVYVVIVKAGLEQIPYLKIQKNISWALKKLGCLKQ; this comes from the coding sequence ATAAGCGAATCAAAGGAATTTTTGACGGTTTATAAAGAGGCGAACAAGTGGTATTGCGATTGTTGTACCATATTTTATAAACCTTCAAACGAGCCCAAACTAGCTATAGTGGCTAGCAAAAAAGTTGGTAAAGCTGTGGTTCGTAATCGTTGTAAAAGGCTATTGCGAGCAGTTTTTAATCAAATTCATAATGAGCTTGAAGACGGTGTTTATGTGGTTATTGTTAAGGCGGGACTTGAGCAGATCCCTTATTTAAAGATTCAGAAAAATATATCTTGGGCTTTAAAAAAGCTTGGATGCTTAAAGCAATAA
- the yidD gene encoding membrane protein insertion efficiency factor YidD codes for MREAMISLIKFYQRYISKFTPKSCRYYPTCSEYAIWQFQNNKFFLAFLATIIRILRCNQLFKGGIDYPVIYKKFSSFSIFYQNVRPNINFWFIPYKENKFYVIKVLDSLKEK; via the coding sequence ATGAGAGAGGCAATGATATCTTTAATCAAATTTTATCAGCGTTATATTTCTAAATTTACCCCAAAGTCATGTCGATACTATCCCACATGCTCCGAATATGCCATCTGGCAGTTTCAAAACAATAAATTTTTTTTAGCTTTTTTAGCTACTATTATTAGAATTCTTCGTTGCAATCAGCTATTTAAAGGTGGTATAGATTACCCTGTTATTTATAAAAAATTTAGCTCTTTTTCAATTTTTTACCAAAACGTTAGACCTAATATAAATTTTTGGTTTATCCCATATAAAGAGAATAAATTTTATGTTATAAAAGTCTTAGATTCGTTAAAGGAAAAATAG